A single Cucumis melo cultivar AY chromosome 4, USDA_Cmelo_AY_1.0, whole genome shotgun sequence DNA region contains:
- the LOC103503967 gene encoding uncharacterized protein LOC103503967 isoform X4 yields MDNTGNPQGIIVPPVEGVAGGGTAYGWNDGTLHTSTLPKRSIDPTEVPTADLVDVWCMPSTTNVGPQEMPRRLETINLLAARNERESVQIAMRPKISWGASAVAGIVQVFSGDLCSTSGDRLVVGQSLRLRRVVPILGVPDALVPLDLPVSQINLLPGETTAVWVSIDVPNMQPPGQYEGEIIITAIKTDAESSTQYLGRAEKHEIYKELKSCLDIMEIVDEKPLEEMVERVKSATASLKRVILSPSFSEFYSENGSIDVMDEDAFSNLSVRVKIMLTVWDFTIPATPSLPAVIGVSDTVIEDRFGVEHGTDEWFEALDDHFKWLLQYRISPYFCRWGDGMRVLTYTCPWPADHPKSDEYFSDPRLSAYAVPYRAVFGGDAAKDYLQREVEILRTKTHWKKAYFYLWDEPLNMEHFDSVRSMSSEIRAYAPDARVLTTYYCGPSDAPLAPTTFEAFVKVPSFLRPHTQIYCTSEWVLGNREDLVKDIIAELQPEKGEIRFRRGLPPGDGVLFYPGEVFSSSQNIAKFQ; encoded by the exons ATGGACAACACCG GGAATCCTCAGGGCATTATCGTGCCCCCAGTTGAGGGCGTTGCAGGAGGAGGAACTGCTTATGGATGGAATGATGGCACCTTACACACATCAACTCTTCCTAAAAGGTCTATTGATCCCACAGAAGTTCCTACAGCTGATCTAGTAGATGTGTGGTGCATGCCAAGCACGACCAATGTTGGACCTCAGGAAATGCCTCGACGTTTAGAAACT ATAAATCTTTTGGCAGCTAGAAATGAGAGGGAAAGTGTTCAAATTGCTATGCGTCCAAAAATATCCTGGGGCGCTTCTGCGGTGGCTGGAATTGTGCAGGTTTTTTCTGGTGATTTATGCTCCACATCTGGCGATCG GTTAGTTGTCGGACAATCATTGAGGTTAAGGCGTGTGGTTCCCATATTAGGTGTTCCAGATGCCCTTGTCCCACTTGATCTTCCAGTTAGTCAAATAAACCTTCTTCCAGG AGAAACTACTGCAGTTTGGGTTTCCATTGACGTTCCAAATATGCAACCCCCAGGTCAATACGAGGGAGAAATCATCATCACTGCTATAAAAACAGATGCAGA ATCTTCAACACAGTACCTTGGCAGAGCTGAGAAGCATGAAATATACAAGGAACTTAAGAGCTGTCTGGATATTATGGAAATTGTTGATGAGAAGCCACTGGAGGAAATG GTAGAAAGAGTGAAATCTGCAACTGCTTCTTTAAAAAGAGTTATTCTCTCCCCATCATTTTCTGAATTTTATTCTGAGAATGGTTCAATTGATGTGATGGATGAAGATGCCTTTTCGAACCTTTCAGTTCGTGTAAAGATAATGTTGACGGTTTGGGACTTCACAATACCTGCTACTCCTTCACTTCCTGCCGTAATTGGT GTATCCGATACTGTAATTGAAGATCGTTTTGGCGTTGAACATGGTACTGATGAGTGGTTTGAGGCATTGGATGATCATTTTAAATGGCTTCTTCAATATAGAATCAGTCCATATTTCTGCAGATGGGGTGATGGCATGCGTGTTTTAACTTACACCTGCCCCTGGCCAG CTGATCATCCAAAGTCAGATGAATATTTTTCGGACCCACGACTATCAGCTTATGCTGTACCATATAGAGCAGTCTTTGG TGGTGATGCGGCAAAAGATTACTTGCAAAGAGAAGTTGAGATATTGAGGACAAAGACGCACTGGAAGAAAGCTTATTTTTACCTGTGGGATGAG CCATTGAATATGGAACATTTTGATTCTGTTCGCAGTATGTCTAGCGAGATTCGTGCTTATGCTCCTGATGCTCGTGTATTGACAACATACTATTGTG GACCCAGTGATGCACCTCTTGCACCTACTACGTTTGAAGCATTTGTGAAGGTTCCAAGTTTCTTGCGCCCACATACACAAATTTATTGCACAAG TGAATGGGTGCTTGGTAATCGAGAGGATCTGGTCAAGGATATAATTGCTGAATTACAACCAGAGAAGGGTGAG ATAAGATTCAGGCGAGGCCTACCTCCTGGAGATGGAGTGCTTTTCTACCCTGGGGAGGTTTTCTCATCTtcacaaaatatagcaaaatttcaataa
- the LOC103503967 gene encoding uncharacterized protein LOC103503967 isoform X1 produces the protein MDNTGNPQGIIVPPVEGVAGGGTAYGWNDGTLHTSTLPKRSIDPTEVPTADLVDVWCMPSTTNVGPQEMPRRLETINLLAARNERESVQIAMRPKISWGASAVAGIVQVFSGDLCSTSGDRLVVGQSLRLRRVVPILGVPDALVPLDLPVSQINLLPGETTAVWVSIDVPNMQPPGQYEGEIIITAIKTDAESSTQYLGRAEKHEIYKELKSCLDIMEIVDEKPLEEMVERVKSATASLKRVILSPSFSEFYSENGSIDVMDEDAFSNLSVRVKIMLTVWDFTIPATPSLPAVIGVSDTVIEDRFGVEHGTDEWFEALDDHFKWLLQYRISPYFCRWGDGMRVLTYTCPWPADHPKSDEYFSDPRLSAYAVPYRAVFGGDAAKDYLQREVEILRTKTHWKKAYFYLWDEPLNMEHFDSVRSMSSEIRAYAPDARVLTTYYCGPSDAPLAPTTFEAFVKVPSFLRPHTQIYCTSEWVLGNREDLVKDIIAELQPEKGEEWWTYVCMGPGDPHPNWHLGMRGTQHRAVMWRVWKEGGTGFLYWGANCYEKAMVPSAEIRFRRGLPPGDGVLFYPGEVFSSSHEPVASVRLERLLSGLQDIEYLKLYASRYGRDEGVALLEKTGVYQGPERYTHDHMPVDLMRGEVFNLCRS, from the exons ATGGACAACACCG GGAATCCTCAGGGCATTATCGTGCCCCCAGTTGAGGGCGTTGCAGGAGGAGGAACTGCTTATGGATGGAATGATGGCACCTTACACACATCAACTCTTCCTAAAAGGTCTATTGATCCCACAGAAGTTCCTACAGCTGATCTAGTAGATGTGTGGTGCATGCCAAGCACGACCAATGTTGGACCTCAGGAAATGCCTCGACGTTTAGAAACT ATAAATCTTTTGGCAGCTAGAAATGAGAGGGAAAGTGTTCAAATTGCTATGCGTCCAAAAATATCCTGGGGCGCTTCTGCGGTGGCTGGAATTGTGCAGGTTTTTTCTGGTGATTTATGCTCCACATCTGGCGATCG GTTAGTTGTCGGACAATCATTGAGGTTAAGGCGTGTGGTTCCCATATTAGGTGTTCCAGATGCCCTTGTCCCACTTGATCTTCCAGTTAGTCAAATAAACCTTCTTCCAGG AGAAACTACTGCAGTTTGGGTTTCCATTGACGTTCCAAATATGCAACCCCCAGGTCAATACGAGGGAGAAATCATCATCACTGCTATAAAAACAGATGCAGA ATCTTCAACACAGTACCTTGGCAGAGCTGAGAAGCATGAAATATACAAGGAACTTAAGAGCTGTCTGGATATTATGGAAATTGTTGATGAGAAGCCACTGGAGGAAATG GTAGAAAGAGTGAAATCTGCAACTGCTTCTTTAAAAAGAGTTATTCTCTCCCCATCATTTTCTGAATTTTATTCTGAGAATGGTTCAATTGATGTGATGGATGAAGATGCCTTTTCGAACCTTTCAGTTCGTGTAAAGATAATGTTGACGGTTTGGGACTTCACAATACCTGCTACTCCTTCACTTCCTGCCGTAATTGGT GTATCCGATACTGTAATTGAAGATCGTTTTGGCGTTGAACATGGTACTGATGAGTGGTTTGAGGCATTGGATGATCATTTTAAATGGCTTCTTCAATATAGAATCAGTCCATATTTCTGCAGATGGGGTGATGGCATGCGTGTTTTAACTTACACCTGCCCCTGGCCAG CTGATCATCCAAAGTCAGATGAATATTTTTCGGACCCACGACTATCAGCTTATGCTGTACCATATAGAGCAGTCTTTGG TGGTGATGCGGCAAAAGATTACTTGCAAAGAGAAGTTGAGATATTGAGGACAAAGACGCACTGGAAGAAAGCTTATTTTTACCTGTGGGATGAG CCATTGAATATGGAACATTTTGATTCTGTTCGCAGTATGTCTAGCGAGATTCGTGCTTATGCTCCTGATGCTCGTGTATTGACAACATACTATTGTG GACCCAGTGATGCACCTCTTGCACCTACTACGTTTGAAGCATTTGTGAAGGTTCCAAGTTTCTTGCGCCCACATACACAAATTTATTGCACAAG TGAATGGGTGCTTGGTAATCGAGAGGATCTGGTCAAGGATATAATTGCTGAATTACAACCAGAGAAGGGTGAG GAATGGTGGACATATGTCTGCATGGGACCAGGTGATCCCCATCCAAATTGGCACCTTGGTATGCGAGGTACCCAACATCGTGCTGTCATGTGGCGTGTATGGAAAGAAGGCGGGACTGGATTTCTTTATTGGGGTGCAAACTGTTATGAGAAGGCAATGGTTCCGAGTGCAGAG ATAAGATTCAGGCGAGGCCTACCTCCTGGAGATGGAGTGCTTTTCTACCCTGGGGAGGTTTTCTCATCTTCACATGAGCCAGTTGCTTCAGTAAGACTAGAGCGTCTTCTTAGCGGTTTGCAG
- the LOC103503967 gene encoding uncharacterized protein LOC103503967 isoform X2, translating to MPSTTNVGPQEMPRRLETINLLAARNERESVQIAMRPKISWGASAVAGIVQVFSGDLCSTSGDRLVVGQSLRLRRVVPILGVPDALVPLDLPVSQINLLPGETTAVWVSIDVPNMQPPGQYEGEIIITAIKTDAESSTQYLGRAEKHEIYKELKSCLDIMEIVDEKPLEEMVERVKSATASLKRVILSPSFSEFYSENGSIDVMDEDAFSNLSVRVKIMLTVWDFTIPATPSLPAVIGVSDTVIEDRFGVEHGTDEWFEALDDHFKWLLQYRISPYFCRWGDGMRVLTYTCPWPADHPKSDEYFSDPRLSAYAVPYRAVFGGDAAKDYLQREVEILRTKTHWKKAYFYLWDEPLNMEHFDSVRSMSSEIRAYAPDARVLTTYYCGPSDAPLAPTTFEAFVKVPSFLRPHTQIYCTSEWVLGNREDLVKDIIAELQPEKGEEWWTYVCMGPGDPHPNWHLGMRGTQHRAVMWRVWKEGGTGFLYWGANCYEKAMVPSAEIRFRRGLPPGDGVLFYPGEVFSSSHEPVASVRLERLLSGLQDIEYLKLYASRYGRDEGVALLEKTGVYQGPERYTHDHMPVDLMRGEVFNLCRS from the exons ATGCCAAGCACGACCAATGTTGGACCTCAGGAAATGCCTCGACGTTTAGAAACT ATAAATCTTTTGGCAGCTAGAAATGAGAGGGAAAGTGTTCAAATTGCTATGCGTCCAAAAATATCCTGGGGCGCTTCTGCGGTGGCTGGAATTGTGCAGGTTTTTTCTGGTGATTTATGCTCCACATCTGGCGATCG GTTAGTTGTCGGACAATCATTGAGGTTAAGGCGTGTGGTTCCCATATTAGGTGTTCCAGATGCCCTTGTCCCACTTGATCTTCCAGTTAGTCAAATAAACCTTCTTCCAGG AGAAACTACTGCAGTTTGGGTTTCCATTGACGTTCCAAATATGCAACCCCCAGGTCAATACGAGGGAGAAATCATCATCACTGCTATAAAAACAGATGCAGA ATCTTCAACACAGTACCTTGGCAGAGCTGAGAAGCATGAAATATACAAGGAACTTAAGAGCTGTCTGGATATTATGGAAATTGTTGATGAGAAGCCACTGGAGGAAATG GTAGAAAGAGTGAAATCTGCAACTGCTTCTTTAAAAAGAGTTATTCTCTCCCCATCATTTTCTGAATTTTATTCTGAGAATGGTTCAATTGATGTGATGGATGAAGATGCCTTTTCGAACCTTTCAGTTCGTGTAAAGATAATGTTGACGGTTTGGGACTTCACAATACCTGCTACTCCTTCACTTCCTGCCGTAATTGGT GTATCCGATACTGTAATTGAAGATCGTTTTGGCGTTGAACATGGTACTGATGAGTGGTTTGAGGCATTGGATGATCATTTTAAATGGCTTCTTCAATATAGAATCAGTCCATATTTCTGCAGATGGGGTGATGGCATGCGTGTTTTAACTTACACCTGCCCCTGGCCAG CTGATCATCCAAAGTCAGATGAATATTTTTCGGACCCACGACTATCAGCTTATGCTGTACCATATAGAGCAGTCTTTGG TGGTGATGCGGCAAAAGATTACTTGCAAAGAGAAGTTGAGATATTGAGGACAAAGACGCACTGGAAGAAAGCTTATTTTTACCTGTGGGATGAG CCATTGAATATGGAACATTTTGATTCTGTTCGCAGTATGTCTAGCGAGATTCGTGCTTATGCTCCTGATGCTCGTGTATTGACAACATACTATTGTG GACCCAGTGATGCACCTCTTGCACCTACTACGTTTGAAGCATTTGTGAAGGTTCCAAGTTTCTTGCGCCCACATACACAAATTTATTGCACAAG TGAATGGGTGCTTGGTAATCGAGAGGATCTGGTCAAGGATATAATTGCTGAATTACAACCAGAGAAGGGTGAG GAATGGTGGACATATGTCTGCATGGGACCAGGTGATCCCCATCCAAATTGGCACCTTGGTATGCGAGGTACCCAACATCGTGCTGTCATGTGGCGTGTATGGAAAGAAGGCGGGACTGGATTTCTTTATTGGGGTGCAAACTGTTATGAGAAGGCAATGGTTCCGAGTGCAGAG ATAAGATTCAGGCGAGGCCTACCTCCTGGAGATGGAGTGCTTTTCTACCCTGGGGAGGTTTTCTCATCTTCACATGAGCCAGTTGCTTCAGTAAGACTAGAGCGTCTTCTTAGCGGTTTGCAG
- the LOC103503967 gene encoding uncharacterized protein LOC103503967 isoform X3, with product MRPKISWGASAVAGIVQVFSGDLCSTSGDRLVVGQSLRLRRVVPILGVPDALVPLDLPVSQINLLPGETTAVWVSIDVPNMQPPGQYEGEIIITAIKTDAESSTQYLGRAEKHEIYKELKSCLDIMEIVDEKPLEEMVERVKSATASLKRVILSPSFSEFYSENGSIDVMDEDAFSNLSVRVKIMLTVWDFTIPATPSLPAVIGVSDTVIEDRFGVEHGTDEWFEALDDHFKWLLQYRISPYFCRWGDGMRVLTYTCPWPADHPKSDEYFSDPRLSAYAVPYRAVFGGDAAKDYLQREVEILRTKTHWKKAYFYLWDEPLNMEHFDSVRSMSSEIRAYAPDARVLTTYYCGPSDAPLAPTTFEAFVKVPSFLRPHTQIYCTSEWVLGNREDLVKDIIAELQPEKGEEWWTYVCMGPGDPHPNWHLGMRGTQHRAVMWRVWKEGGTGFLYWGANCYEKAMVPSAEIRFRRGLPPGDGVLFYPGEVFSSSHEPVASVRLERLLSGLQDIEYLKLYASRYGRDEGVALLEKTGVYQGPERYTHDHMPVDLMRGEVFNLCRS from the exons ATGCGTCCAAAAATATCCTGGGGCGCTTCTGCGGTGGCTGGAATTGTGCAGGTTTTTTCTGGTGATTTATGCTCCACATCTGGCGATCG GTTAGTTGTCGGACAATCATTGAGGTTAAGGCGTGTGGTTCCCATATTAGGTGTTCCAGATGCCCTTGTCCCACTTGATCTTCCAGTTAGTCAAATAAACCTTCTTCCAGG AGAAACTACTGCAGTTTGGGTTTCCATTGACGTTCCAAATATGCAACCCCCAGGTCAATACGAGGGAGAAATCATCATCACTGCTATAAAAACAGATGCAGA ATCTTCAACACAGTACCTTGGCAGAGCTGAGAAGCATGAAATATACAAGGAACTTAAGAGCTGTCTGGATATTATGGAAATTGTTGATGAGAAGCCACTGGAGGAAATG GTAGAAAGAGTGAAATCTGCAACTGCTTCTTTAAAAAGAGTTATTCTCTCCCCATCATTTTCTGAATTTTATTCTGAGAATGGTTCAATTGATGTGATGGATGAAGATGCCTTTTCGAACCTTTCAGTTCGTGTAAAGATAATGTTGACGGTTTGGGACTTCACAATACCTGCTACTCCTTCACTTCCTGCCGTAATTGGT GTATCCGATACTGTAATTGAAGATCGTTTTGGCGTTGAACATGGTACTGATGAGTGGTTTGAGGCATTGGATGATCATTTTAAATGGCTTCTTCAATATAGAATCAGTCCATATTTCTGCAGATGGGGTGATGGCATGCGTGTTTTAACTTACACCTGCCCCTGGCCAG CTGATCATCCAAAGTCAGATGAATATTTTTCGGACCCACGACTATCAGCTTATGCTGTACCATATAGAGCAGTCTTTGG TGGTGATGCGGCAAAAGATTACTTGCAAAGAGAAGTTGAGATATTGAGGACAAAGACGCACTGGAAGAAAGCTTATTTTTACCTGTGGGATGAG CCATTGAATATGGAACATTTTGATTCTGTTCGCAGTATGTCTAGCGAGATTCGTGCTTATGCTCCTGATGCTCGTGTATTGACAACATACTATTGTG GACCCAGTGATGCACCTCTTGCACCTACTACGTTTGAAGCATTTGTGAAGGTTCCAAGTTTCTTGCGCCCACATACACAAATTTATTGCACAAG TGAATGGGTGCTTGGTAATCGAGAGGATCTGGTCAAGGATATAATTGCTGAATTACAACCAGAGAAGGGTGAG GAATGGTGGACATATGTCTGCATGGGACCAGGTGATCCCCATCCAAATTGGCACCTTGGTATGCGAGGTACCCAACATCGTGCTGTCATGTGGCGTGTATGGAAAGAAGGCGGGACTGGATTTCTTTATTGGGGTGCAAACTGTTATGAGAAGGCAATGGTTCCGAGTGCAGAG ATAAGATTCAGGCGAGGCCTACCTCCTGGAGATGGAGTGCTTTTCTACCCTGGGGAGGTTTTCTCATCTTCACATGAGCCAGTTGCTTCAGTAAGACTAGAGCGTCTTCTTAGCGGTTTGCAG